Proteins from one Juglans microcarpa x Juglans regia isolate MS1-56 chromosome 1S, Jm3101_v1.0, whole genome shotgun sequence genomic window:
- the LOC121246386 gene encoding LOW QUALITY PROTEIN: wall-associated receptor kinase-like 20 (The sequence of the model RefSeq protein was modified relative to this genomic sequence to represent the inferred CDS: inserted 1 base in 1 codon): protein MEMTKLKLLLFTAALLMCTGSATSAKSCPNCGNSTVPYPLSTGLSCGDQSYKIRCDAGSLKFDTLNTTYAITSVNPSTQRFVIRPAEFLPNTCVTSDLVHQGVQLNSTLPFNVTSSNTILYLNCSEDILRSPLNCSSNSLCHVYANDSGASAPCEAAPRCCTFRAGGSSTSYMIRVRKSGCSAYTSFVNLDPSLPVNQWPDPGLEIQWVLPREPVCGSQADCDDGQNSRCEPDPAAGGVSRCFCNSXLVWDPVVGLCAEKCANVEGCGGESDRTALIAGLTSGLGATLFVAIIAILLYKRHRRIKEARERLTREREEILNANRGGRAAKLFTGRDIKKATHVFSRDRLLGTGGYGEVYKGILEDGTDVAVKCAKVGNTKGTDQVLNEVRILCHVNHRSLVRLLGCCVELEQPILVYEYIANGTLLEHLQGLKPGGRGRLSWSHRLRIAHDAAEGLAYLHSSAVPPIYHRDVKSSNILLDEKLNAKVSDFGLSRLAHTDLSHVSTCAQGTLGYLDPEYYRNYQLTDKSDVYSFGVVLLELLTSQKAIDFNREADDVNLAVYVQRMVEEERLMDAIDPMLIDGASTFEMETMKALGFLAVSCLEERRQNRPSMKEVAEEIEYIMSIARAKDVQD from the exons atGGAGATGACTAAGCTGAAGCTCCTCTTATTCACGGCGGCGCTGCTAATGTGCACCGGGAGTGCAACCTCCGCGAAAAGCTGTCCGAACTGCGGCAACAGCACAGTTCCTTACCCGCTCAGCACCGGTCTCTCCTGTGGAGACCAGTCCTATAAGATCCGGTGCGATGCGGGCTCGCTCAAGTTCGATACGCTCAACACCACCTACGCAATCACGTCCGTCAATCCCTCCACCCAACGTTTCGTGATCAGACCCGCGGAGTTCCTGCCCAACACCTGCGTCACATCAGATCTCGTCCATCAGGGCGTGCAGCTTAACAGCACCCTCCCCTTCAACGTCACTAGCAGCAACACCATCCTCTACCTCAACTGTTCCGAAGACATCCTCCGATCGCCTTTGAATTGCTCGTCGAATAGCTTGTGCCACGTGTATGCCAACGACAGCGGAGCTTCGGCTCCATGCGAGGCCGCACCGCGATGCTGTACGTTCAGGGCGGGCGGGTCATCGACTTCCTACATGATTCGGGTCCGGAAGTCGGGGTGTAGTGCCTACACGAGCTTCGTCAACTTGGACCCGAGCTTGCCTGTGAACCAGTGGCCCGACCCAGGTTTGGAGATTCAGTGGGTGTTGCCAAGGGAACCCGTGTGTGGGTCCCAGGCGGACTGTGATGACGGGCAGAACTCTCGTTGTGAGCCCGACCCAGCTGCGGGTGGGGTTAGTCGGTGCTTCTGTAACT CGCTTGTTTGGGACCCGGTTGTGGGGTTATGCGCTGAAA AATGTGCAAATGTTGAGGGCTGCGGCGGCGAATCGGACCGGACAGCACTGATAGCAG GTTTAACTAGCGGCCTTGGTGCAACACTGTTTGTTGCCATCATCGCCATTTTACTCTACAAACGCCATAGGCGCATCAAAGAAGCACGAGAACGCCTGACCAGAGAGCGAGAAGAAATCCTAAATGCCAATAGGGGAGGCAGAGCAGCAAAACTATTCACTGGCAGAGACATCAAGAAAGCAACACACGTCTTCTCCAGAGACCGCCTCCTAGGCACTGGTGGGTATGGTGAAGTCTACAAAGGCATTCTAGAAGATGGCACAGATGTTGCCGTCAAGTGTGCTAAGGTTGGAAACACCAAAGGCACCGACCAGGTCCTCAACGAAGTCAGAATTCTATGTCATGTCAACCACCGAAGCCTTGTGCGCCTACTTGGCTGTTGTGTTGAGCTAGAGCAGCCTATTTTGGTGTACGAGTACATAGCAAATGGGACTCTTTTAGAACATTTGCAGGGTCTGAAACCTGGTGGGCGAGGTCGCCTTAGTTGGAGTCATCGTCTTCGCATTGCCCATGATGCTGCTGAAGGTCTTGCATACCTCCATTCCTCTGCAGTTCCTCCAATATATCACCGAGATGTCAAGTCTAGTAACATTCTGCTTGACGAGAAACTGAATGCCAAGGTTTCAGATTTTGGATTATCTAGATTGGCTCATACTGATTTGAGCCACGTCTCAACTTGTGCTCAAGGGACTCTTGGATACCTTGATCCTGAGTATTATAGAAATTATCAGTTGACTGATAAAAGCGATGTATATAGCTTTGGAGTCGTGTTGTTGGAGCTGTTGACTTCTCAAAAGGCAATTGATTTTAACAGGGAAGCAGATGATGTGAACTTGGCAGTCTATGTGCAGAGAATGGTGGAGGAAGAGAGGTTAATGGATGCCATAGATCCAATGCTAATAGACGGAGCAAGCACTTTCGAGATGGAGACCATGAAGGCTTTGGGTTTTCTGGCAGTAAGTTGCTTGGAGGAACGTAGACAGAACCGACCTTCCATGAAAGAAGTTGCCGAGGAGATCGAGTATATTATGAGTATTGCGAGGGCAAAAGATGTTCAGGATTAG
- the LOC121246421 gene encoding mannose-1-phosphate guanylyltransferase 1 has product MKALILVGGFGTRLRPLTLSVPKPLVDFANKPMILHQIEALKAIGVSEVVLAINYQPEVMLNFLKDFETKLGIKITCSQETEPLGTAGPLALARDKLIDESGEPFFVLNSDVISEYPLKEMIAFHKSHGGEASIMVTKVDEPSKYGVVVTEESTGKVEKFVEKPKLFVGNKINAGIYLLNPSVLDRIELRPTSIEKEVFPKIAAEKKLYAMVLPGFWMDVGQPRDYITGLRLYLDSLKKKYPSMLATGSHIVGNVIVDETAKIGEGCLIGPDVAIGPGCVVESGVRLSRCTVMRGVRIKKHACISGSIIGWHSTVGKWARVENMTILGEDVHVCDEIYSNGGVVLPHKEIKASILKPEIVM; this is encoded by the exons ATGAAGGCACTTATTCTCGTTGGAGGGTTTGGAACAAGGCTGAGGCCATTGACACTAAGTGTCCCCAAGCCACTTGTTGATTTTGCCAACAAACCTATGATCCTTCATCAG ATAGAGGCTCTTAAGGCTATCGGAGTCAGTGAAGTGGTTTTGGCTATTAATTATCAACCAGAG GTGATGTTGAACTTCTTGAAGGATTTTGAAACAAAGCTTGGGATCAAGATCACTTGCTCGCAAGAGACCGAGCCACTTGGCACTGCTGGTCCTCTGGCTCTTGCTAGGGACAAACTAATAGATGAATCTGGTGAGCCATTTTTTGTCCTCAACAGTGATGTTATAAGTGAATACCCCCTCAAGGAAATGATAGCATTCCACAAATCCCATGGAGGGGAAGCGTCCATAATGGTCACTAAG GTGGATGAGCCATCAAAATATGGTGTGGTGGTTACGGAAGAATCTACTGGGAAAGTTGAAAAGTTCGtagaaaaaccaaaactatTTGTCGGTAACAAAATCAATGCTGGAATTTACCTGTTGAACCCCTCAGTTCTGGATCGAATTGAACTGAGGCCTACCTCAATTGAGAAAGAGGTATTTCCGAAGATTGCAGCAGAGAAAAAGCTCTATGCTATGGTGCTACCAGGATTTTGGATGGACGTTGGACAACCGAGGGATTATATTACTGGCCTGAGACTCTACCTAGACTCATTGAAGAAGAAATATCCGTCAATGTTGGCCACTGGCTCCCACATCGTGGGGAATGTTATAGTAGATGAGACCGCCAAAATTGGTGAGGGGTGTCTGATTGGACCCGATGTTGCAATTGGCCCTGGTTGTGTTGTTGAGTCTGGAGTTAGACTCTCTCGCTGCACAGTGATGCGGGGAGTCCGCATCAAGAAGCATGCTTGCATTTCCGGCAGTATAATTGGATGGCACTCCACTGTTGGGAAATGGGCCCGAGTAGAGAACATGACCATTCTTGGGGAAGATGTACATGTCTGTGATGAAATTTACAGTAATGGTGGTGTGGTTTTGCCCCACAAAGAGATCAAAGCAAGCATTTTGAAGCCAGAGATCGTTATGTGA